In Indicator indicator isolate 239-I01 chromosome 16, UM_Iind_1.1, whole genome shotgun sequence, one genomic interval encodes:
- the RAMAC gene encoding RNA guanine-N7 methyltransferase activating subunit isoform X1, whose protein sequence is MFKVFRMTSLDDMPLNYEKMFAHRFTSDDEEYQEYLKRPTDPPPIVEEWRNRSGGNQRNRDRFQDGRYFRGDRYNWQGDYRSNQRPERSWGNNYQQHRQGQSYSSPYGQYGYNSYNPGPRYHPY, encoded by the exons ATGTTTAAAGTTTTCAGAATGACTTCCTTGGATGACATGCCCTTGAATTATGAAAAGATGTTTGCTCATCGATTCACATCAGATGATGAAGAGTACCAAGAATATCTGAAACGTCCTACAGATCCCCCTCCTATAGTTGAAGAATGGAGGAACAGATCTGGGGGCAACCAGAGAAACAGAGATCG GTTTCAAGATGGTAGATATTTTAGAGGGGACAGATACAACTGGCAAGGTGACTACAGATCTAATCAGAGGCCAGAAAGAAGTTGGGGTAATAActaccagcagcacagacaagGGCAATCATACTCCTCTCCCTATGGACAATATGGCTACAACTCCTACAACCCAGGGCCTCGTTACCATCCCTACTGA
- the RAMAC gene encoding RNA guanine-N7 methyltransferase activating subunit isoform X2: protein MTSLDDMPLNYEKMFAHRFTSDDEEYQEYLKRPTDPPPIVEEWRNRSGGNQRNRDRFQDGRYFRGDRYNWQGDYRSNQRPERSWGNNYQQHRQGQSYSSPYGQYGYNSYNPGPRYHPY, encoded by the exons ATGACTTCCTTGGATGACATGCCCTTGAATTATGAAAAGATGTTTGCTCATCGATTCACATCAGATGATGAAGAGTACCAAGAATATCTGAAACGTCCTACAGATCCCCCTCCTATAGTTGAAGAATGGAGGAACAGATCTGGGGGCAACCAGAGAAACAGAGATCG GTTTCAAGATGGTAGATATTTTAGAGGGGACAGATACAACTGGCAAGGTGACTACAGATCTAATCAGAGGCCAGAAAGAAGTTGGGGTAATAActaccagcagcacagacaagGGCAATCATACTCCTCTCCCTATGGACAATATGGCTACAACTCCTACAACCCAGGGCCTCGTTACCATCCCTACTGA